One part of the Candidatus Saccharimonadales bacterium genome encodes these proteins:
- a CDS encoding acetate/propionate family kinase, producing the protein MKSDQYILTVNGGSSSVKLGLFLADRKILEATVENIGSSASLVTSSAKKLVTANNHLDAVKLLTSWLEPQVNFGSIVAVGHRIVNGGPSYYQAQIATNNVLKELQKLTAFSPDHLPTELELVKVFQSLLPQALQVLCFDTAFYHDLPSRSRILPIPRHLEAKGIRRYGFHGLSYAYILEELRRVEGENIADGRVIIAHLGNGASLTALENSKPIDTTMSMTPASGIPMSTRSGDLDPGLALYLSRAEGYDAKRFSRMVNFESGLLGISETTADMKKLLEIEAEDSRAKDAVEIFCYQVKKSIGGFAAALGGLDTLVFTGGIGENAPKIRSRICEELGFIGVTLDEARNRQNARLISVDGAKVGAYVIHTEESVTIAREASQLLKMKGAHEPQ; encoded by the coding sequence ATGAAAAGTGACCAATATATTCTGACGGTTAACGGAGGTTCATCTAGTGTTAAGCTCGGCCTATTTTTGGCCGATCGTAAAATCCTAGAAGCCACAGTCGAAAATATTGGATCCTCGGCAAGTTTAGTAACTTCCAGCGCGAAAAAGCTGGTCACTGCAAATAATCACTTAGACGCAGTTAAGTTATTAACCAGTTGGCTTGAGCCCCAGGTGAATTTTGGCAGTATTGTCGCGGTTGGTCATAGAATTGTGAATGGCGGGCCAAGCTATTACCAAGCGCAAATTGCAACGAACAACGTACTAAAGGAATTGCAAAAACTTACAGCTTTTAGCCCCGATCACTTACCGACGGAGTTAGAGCTTGTTAAGGTTTTTCAAAGTTTACTGCCGCAAGCTCTGCAGGTGCTTTGTTTTGATACAGCGTTTTACCACGACTTACCATCACGCTCACGAATTTTGCCGATCCCCCGCCATCTCGAAGCGAAAGGCATACGGCGTTATGGTTTTCATGGTTTGTCGTACGCCTATATTTTAGAAGAACTCCGGCGTGTTGAGGGCGAAAACATTGCAGATGGAAGGGTTATAATTGCTCATTTAGGTAACGGTGCTAGCCTCACGGCTTTGGAAAACTCAAAACCGATTGATACTACAATGAGCATGACGCCAGCTTCGGGCATTCCAATGAGCACTCGTTCGGGTGATCTTGATCCGGGCTTAGCTTTATATCTCTCCCGAGCTGAAGGATACGATGCTAAAAGATTTAGCCGTATGGTCAACTTTGAATCGGGACTACTGGGTATCTCGGAGACGACGGCAGATATGAAAAAATTGCTCGAGATTGAGGCCGAAGATAGTCGCGCTAAAGACGCCGTAGAAATATTTTGCTACCAAGTCAAAAAAAGTATAGGTGGTTTTGCGGCGGCACTTGGTGGACTCGACACACTTGTGTTTACTGGCGGTATCGGCGAAAATGCTCCAAAAATTAGATCGAGGATATGTGAAGAGCTTGGTTTTATAGGTGTCACACTAGACGAAGCTCGCAACCGGCAAAATGCACGCTT
- a CDS encoding vitamin K epoxide reductase family protein, with product MIKPRTIYGIMTTGGVIGAIAAFLQTTEKIQLLKNKDAILACDLGSIFSCSDVLSAWQSSVFGFPNSLMCMTLFTIFAATALVGLSGGVLPKKLRLSIHALSLFTLGFALWFLTQSIYVINALCILCIFCFVGLLLVNWSWLRLNAADLPIGERGRALIKRLVARDIDTLAWILLTLAMALAMFTRFY from the coding sequence ATGATTAAACCAAGAACAATATACGGCATTATGACAACCGGAGGCGTCATTGGCGCAATAGCCGCCTTTTTGCAAACAACCGAAAAAATACAGCTGCTTAAAAACAAAGATGCGATTTTGGCTTGCGACTTAGGTAGTATATTTAGTTGCTCAGATGTGTTGAGCGCCTGGCAAAGTTCTGTTTTTGGGTTCCCAAACTCATTAATGTGCATGACCTTGTTTACAATTTTTGCTGCCACTGCGCTAGTGGGGTTGAGCGGCGGGGTTTTGCCCAAAAAGTTACGACTAAGCATACATGCACTATCTTTATTTACGCTGGGTTTTGCCTTGTGGTTTTTAACACAGAGTATTTATGTTATTAACGCGCTTTGCATACTCTGTATTTTTTGTTTCGTCGGCTTGTTGCTGGTAAATTGGAGCTGGTTACGACTCAACGCCGCAGATTTACCGATTGGCGAGCGAGGTCGTGCCCTCATAAAAAGATTAGTGGCACGCGATATCGACACGCTTGCGTGGATTCTACTCACTTTAGCAATGGCGCTCGCGATGTTTACGCGTTTTTATTAA
- a CDS encoding Crp/Fnr family transcriptional regulator, with protein MDIKDKVRLFFENYPSQSFDKRELLLRADDPIQSVFYLVDGRVSQYDIAPNGNEVVVNVFKPGAFFPMSSAINEVKNYYFFEASLKTTVRVAPKADVVRFLHNEPDILFDLLARVYRGVDGVLRRMTHLMGGSARSRLIFELLNVAYRFGEPQIDGSVLINLNENDLARHSGLVRETVSRRIQELKVAGLIKVANGGILINDLRRLEAALGEEL; from the coding sequence ATGGATATTAAAGATAAAGTCAGATTATTTTTTGAAAATTACCCATCGCAGTCGTTTGACAAGCGAGAGTTATTGTTGCGCGCGGATGATCCTATACAATCAGTCTTTTACCTAGTCGATGGTCGTGTTAGCCAGTATGATATTGCGCCAAACGGCAACGAAGTTGTAGTTAATGTGTTTAAGCCCGGGGCGTTTTTCCCGATGTCCTCGGCTATTAATGAGGTTAAAAACTATTACTTTTTTGAAGCAAGCCTAAAAACGACTGTACGCGTTGCGCCAAAAGCCGACGTTGTTCGCTTTTTGCATAATGAACCTGATATTTTATTCGATCTGTTGGCTCGCGTGTATCGTGGCGTTGACGGCGTGTTAAGGCGCATGACTCACCTAATGGGTGGCAGCGCTCGAAGTCGACTTATATTCGAACTACTTAACGTCGCCTACCGCTTTGGCGAGCCGCAAATCGATGGCTCAGTGTTGATCAATCTTAACGAGAATGACCTTGCTCGCCACTCCGGCCTAGTGCGTGAGACCGTCAGCCGACGCATTCAAGAACTAAAAGTAGCAGGTCTTATAAAGGTTGCTAATGGTGGAATTTTAATTAATGATTTGCGGCGACTCGAGGCCGCCTTGGGCGAGGAATTATAA
- a CDS encoding NUDIX hydrolase, translating into MSSQNSLGVVSYDSPSTRRTDYLYRISLKCLVQNEKGEVLVVKETGRDWWDLPGGGMDHGENIKSTIAREMKEEVNLLGDFDFRIISVDEPAHLSEHNFWQLRLVFAVNPQKMSFIAGDDGDEIAFKNPAEFKESASEVERRIYKYNLIASGK; encoded by the coding sequence ATGTCCAGCCAAAATTCTCTTGGCGTTGTTAGCTACGACAGCCCCTCGACTCGAAGAACTGATTACCTTTACCGGATATCATTAAAATGCCTTGTTCAGAATGAAAAAGGCGAAGTTTTGGTTGTGAAAGAAACTGGTCGCGATTGGTGGGACTTACCCGGTGGCGGTATGGATCATGGTGAAAATATTAAATCTACCATTGCCCGCGAAATGAAAGAAGAAGTTAATCTTTTAGGAGACTTTGATTTTAGGATTATAAGCGTGGATGAACCCGCGCATCTAAGTGAGCACAACTTTTGGCAGCTACGCCTGGTTTTTGCGGTGAACCCGCAGAAAATGTCGTTTATCGCCGGTGATGATGGTGACGAAATAGCTTTTAAAAATCCTGCGGAATTCAAAGAGTCGGCATCAGAGGTTGAGCGACGGATTTATAAGTATAACTTGATCGCGAGTGGAAAATAG
- a CDS encoding PHB depolymerase family esterase, with translation MSIKQSASKVNKNKKTKKRYLIYALILLVLAIAASIAFIIFRNNHQLKPGATAYTLTVDGLQRTYRLYVPASLPAGQVPLVVMLHGALGTGQQAEEDYGWDAKADAEKFVVVYPDGIKRSWSVSSDCCGPPAKDHINDVAFITSVVSDISSKVSIDSSRIYATGTSNGGALAYRMACDTDIFAAIAPVSTDMLGECPAPNPTSVIHIHGADDETFPYSGGPGKRNNAGTGDRPANTTGPSIPDLIAMWREVDSCKPPTDTISEQVRTSQSSCAEGRDVTLVTIDGAGHQWPGGAEQKPVGRKLIELDPPFKALDATSVIWQFFSEH, from the coding sequence GTGAGTATTAAACAGTCGGCATCAAAGGTTAATAAAAACAAAAAAACCAAAAAACGTTATTTGATTTACGCGTTAATCTTATTAGTTTTAGCCATCGCGGCATCAATCGCTTTTATAATATTTCGGAATAATCATCAACTAAAGCCAGGGGCAACGGCTTATACACTAACTGTAGATGGACTACAACGCACGTATCGTCTATACGTACCCGCTTCGTTGCCGGCGGGCCAGGTTCCGCTCGTTGTAATGCTGCACGGGGCTTTGGGAACCGGACAGCAAGCCGAAGAAGACTACGGCTGGGATGCAAAGGCAGATGCTGAAAAGTTTGTTGTAGTCTATCCGGATGGTATCAAGCGATCATGGTCGGTAAGTAGTGACTGCTGTGGTCCACCAGCCAAAGATCATATTAACGATGTGGCTTTTATTACTTCGGTTGTTTCCGATATTTCCTCAAAGGTCTCTATAGATTCGTCACGAATTTACGCTACCGGCACCTCAAATGGTGGCGCCCTGGCATACCGTATGGCATGTGATACTGATATTTTTGCCGCCATAGCACCAGTCTCAACTGACATGCTCGGCGAATGTCCGGCGCCAAACCCAACCTCCGTAATTCATATACATGGCGCAGACGATGAAACCTTTCCATATAGCGGCGGCCCCGGGAAACGTAACAATGCAGGAACCGGCGACAGGCCTGCCAATACTACAGGACCTTCTATACCAGACCTCATAGCTATGTGGCGCGAAGTTGATAGCTGCAAACCACCAACCGATACCATTTCTGAACAGGTTAGGACTTCGCAGTCCAGTTGCGCCGAAGGACGAGATGTAACGCTCGTCACCATAGATGGTGCAGGACATCAGTGGCCAGGTGGAGCTGAACAAAAGCCAGTAGGCCGGAAGCTAATAGAACTGGATCCGCCTTTCAAGGCACTCGATGCAACGAGCGTTATCTGGCAATTTTTTAGCGAACACTAA
- a CDS encoding DUF305 domain-containing protein, whose amino-acid sequence MKKELLFGGVGLLAGIGITWVVATVSVNNNYTSMMNAMGIHTRTDVQGMMDNDDMTMSEMSVGLQGKTGDDFDKAFLSGMIAHHQGAIEMARLVRANTKHDELKVMADDILTAQSKEIDQMQTWQTDWGYKITPQSHQMGH is encoded by the coding sequence ATGAAAAAAGAACTATTGTTTGGGGGAGTCGGTCTGCTGGCTGGCATTGGCATAACCTGGGTTGTTGCTACAGTCTCGGTGAATAATAATTATACTAGCATGATGAACGCTATGGGCATACATACTCGAACAGACGTGCAAGGAATGATGGATAACGACGACATGACAATGAGCGAAATGTCGGTTGGCTTGCAAGGTAAAACTGGTGACGACTTCGACAAGGCGTTCTTAAGTGGCATGATTGCCCATCACCAAGGGGCAATAGAAATGGCCAGGCTGGTTCGGGCGAATACAAAGCACGACGAGCTAAAAGTTATGGCTGACGATATTCTGACTGCTCAATCTAAAGAAATCGATCAAATGCAAACTTGGCAAACTGACTGGGGCTATAAAATCACTCCGCAAAGCCACCAAATGGGCCACTAG